TCTCTGCcacctcattctctctgtctctgtctttctcctcctccctccctaatcCTTTCCCTTTCATTGACCTCGTTTAAAATCTGTCCTGGGAAAAGAATGGCATgctctactatgtgccatgtttTAGTGGAAAAAGTGCTAGGTTTGGAATGAAGATCTGGGTTTTTATCCTTGTTGTGTGaatttttatttgctatttgagTGAATAtttattgtgtgactttggaaaatcatttgctctttctaggcctcagtctcctcacctatacaatgaaaagactggaagagatgacctctaagggtcccttctagctctatatctataGTCCAATGAATGAATACTTGCACTTGGTGGTTCCCTCATTCTCATGCAGAAATAGTGATGTCTTGGGGCTGAGGCCACAGGATCCATAGCCCCTTTTTCTAGTCTATCTTTGAACTTATGaatattttttactttaaatcAAATTGTATATGAAATTTCAGGAATCCATCTtttttgatattaattcattaattagaAACACAAGCACTTgctatcatcctcctcctcctcaccaaataatagctaatatctttgtagcacctactatatgccgggtactgtattaagcactttatagttattatgtcattcgatcctcataacaaccctgaagcTAGGTGATATTACTATtaacatttttacagataaggaaactgaggcaaatagagaggaagaggcagggaaggaaataaatatttacatggcatgtactatgtgccaaccaccatggtaagtgctttacaaatactatctcatttgattctcctcaAAACCCTGGGTGTGGTTATTAcacgtattttacagatgaggaaattggggcaaacagaggttaagtgatttgcccagggtcatacaaatagtaagtttctgaggctagttttgaactcaggtcttcctgactccaggcctagtgctctatcccctgcatcACTTAGCTGTCCCATCTTGAAGAAAGGATTTATAGCTGTGCCTTATAAacttaataatattaatttgttcaacagacatatatatatgtatatatatatatatatatatatatataggtacacataaatatatgtgtgtatatatgtatgtgtgtatgtttaaggTTTGAGGTACtgtaaaaaaatctaaaatttagATAAAACATGATCTTTTCCCTCACAGAATTTATAGTGACATAGGGGTATAAATCCCCAAACACAGATAATTGAAATAAACACATTTCATGTTAATGGGGCTTCTAATCCTGCTACTGACTAGAGTGTTACTTTGGAGAAGTTATCTGACCTCCCTTAGcctaggtttcctcatttgtaaaatgaaagatttagaGTAAATAATGTATTGCAAACTTGAGCTATATATTCCCAAGAAGTATGGGAAGCTTGTCAAGGGGGTTATAGAAAATATTtgctaaataattttattatcctCTAGGAATGAAtctctttatttcatttcttatctGCATATGTACTGATATACTccagaatttatttcctttcatattcagTAGGGAGTATGAGAAGGCCTACTGAAAACTAATGTATGTGAGAACCGAAAAAAAATGGTGGAAACTcctggaccagatggtctctaaggtccctagcAGATTTAAGTCCTATGATACAGTGATCCTATTATGTTGTGAGGCAGTTGCAGCTGTGTGAGAGCTGAAATGGAGGACTacatggaaaagagaaagagaaaagcttGGAGATCATTGGTTTCAAATAACCTCTAATCTAATGCATTTACCCAAAAGAAGCCCCCTTCAGCACCCatgacaaatggtcatctggcttttgcttgaaaacctccaatggtGCGGGATTTACTCTCTCCTAAAAAGACTTTTCACTATCTCTAATTGTTATCAagttttttcctgatatcaagcctaaatttgtctttttgaaATTCCTACCTACCAACCAGTCCTTCTATGGCCAATCAGAACAAGTTCAGTCCCTTTTCCACATGCTGGCTTTTCAAAAACATGAAGACAACGATTACGTCCCCACTCTTGTCTTCACTTCTTCACGTTGAATAACTCTAGTTCTTTCGACTGATCCTCATATGGTATGAATTCCACCAATCTGTTTGCCCCTCTTCTGTATCCATTTTGGAAACTATTAGTAGGAAGACTGTAGAAATCTAAGCCGTTAAGTGgtctaagaatttggatggtaGAACTGAAGGAAGAGATGAGGTCCATGTGTGACCACTGCAATGAAAAGGTGAAAGATCCAATCAAATACGTATGTgaggtgaaagaaaacaaaacaaaacaaaacaatgactaTATCAGAAAAATGGAGTAAATTTAAGTCAAATAAGCAATTAGGACCTAGGAGGAACTAGACAGGTCAAGGGAAAGTGGTGGGTCAGAGGATGGACCAGTGATTAGAAATCAGAAAAACCATAGGAATCAAAGGGTAGGATGAGACAGGAGGGATCAGGAATCCAGGGAAGTAACCTAGGCTCCAGACACATTCACATCCTGGCAACTGTAAAGTGGCAACTTTGAAATGAAGGTCCCAATAAATCTGTTTCATATGTATGGATGACTAAGGCAGTTACCAATTTCAGAGCATGGCCAACTTAGGTAGAACAAGAAGATTCTTGAGGCATACACTTAATGCCTTTCCAGTTTGTAGGATTTAAATAACAAATATGGACTTCGGGACCCTAGGGTTGCCTTCATACCATGATGAGGAAGAATTCAGTAGAGGATGACAATGGATGGTATGACTGAAATTGTTAATTCTCATATAGTATTGATTCTAGGAAGAGTGCTGTGTTGAAAATATTACTGTATGCCCTCCACTACTTTGGGcgtgctttctttaaaaaaaaaatctctttcagtTCACCCATGGCTTGTTGTGGCTCCTGACAAAACTTCACACTACCTTCTACCCTCTTTAGCTCAAGCAGAAAACTTCTTGTTTTAGCAAAGGGCAGGGGACCAAAGACCTGCCTTGTTTCATAAGacttttttttcagcttttcagTGCATCCCAGATTTAACAGCACCAGTAGCTTCCTCTGACTTTAATTTATGGTCTAGCTTACTTTTTCCATCACCTAATCTGAAAAGGACAATATGGGTTTTTTCCTTTGCTGAATTTGTGTACATTTCATTTCACAGGCTTTACACTTGGGTTAACTATTTCTGGCATCACCTATGACTAGGAATTCCcatgaaaatataaatatgtatttttaaaaaatggaagtaatggaaagaacaagcaTTTGGTCCAATACTTGGTTCAAAATTGACTTAACTACTAAAGTTTCTggcttaaaaaagaaatgtaatcaCTCTCCCAAAGGCACAAAGTAACATCTATAATATTTACAGAGAAGAATTTTTGTCCTTGTGATTCCCTCAAACAAGAATGGTGATCATGCTTTGTCTCAAAGTCCTGGAATTCCTCCCTAAGCTCCAAGTGACATGTTTTGTTTGAGAGCACTCTCCAGGATTCTGGCCTATTGAcggctttttttcttcttttttaagctACATTTTGCCTTTAAGCTTGCTCTGTCTTTTTCACTGGCTTCAAGTATGCTTTCTTCTTGGGTGGTTTCAACTCTCTATTGTAGCCCAGGTGAAAGCTGAAGCAGGAACCTTGCTTGAGTTGGAACAAACACTCATTGTTAAGGATGGTGTTTATTGGGAAAGTAGGCCCTTTAATTAGTTAACTCATGGCTAATTTCAGGTTCAGAGGAAGTGGGGAACTCTCAAGAAgagtctaattttttaaaagctcagtGTGTTTAGTGGAACATCTTAACAGCACAGGGGGATATTTTGTTCTCACATAGGGAGAAATCTAAGCAGCTGAATGTTTCAGCAAATCcttaagggaaaaacaaaaacaaacaaacaaaaaaaaaaacaaaaacaacatcaaAATGGGATCTTGCTTTAGAGAAAATGAATATATTACAGCTGTTGAGAACAAGGAACATATCACTAGGGATAAACCAATATGCAATGTATAGCTCTTATTGTGAGATGATGACTTTTACCCTTTGGTATAAAGGTCAGTATTTCATAGAGGTTTTATCTTTAGCATCATGGTATAGTGGTATGTTTGTTGGATTTGTGGTTTGGGAAACAGAGAGTTTGGTACTTAACAGCCAAATTTAATGTCTTTCCCCCCTAATCCTGATCCTTCTACACTTCTTTGTAGCATATTACAATGCTCCTCCTTGATAAGTCTACTCTCTAGGCTTTTGTGATGGTgctatctcctttttctcttaccTCTTTGGTTGCTTGCCTCTTTGCAAGATATTCATCCATGTCATTTCCGCTAACAGTAGTTATCTCACAAGACTCTatctaaggcattcttctctgtagccatgatactatttcacttggtgatctcatcagccctGTACCATGGCACAGTTAATAATCACTGAATAGTTTAATAACAGCTCCTGGTAAGTACCTAATAAACGCTTCCGGGTTATGTGAGGTTtcaaaagtttgagagacatagtttctgggtatgtgataattttattaataatatgaacattttattaataaaatgaatggTCATTTAGCCATTTCTCTTGGACCAAAGATGactcatggtggtgggctcacagttcATAATGCCCATGGAAAAGGGGGTACACCCGACTCttattggttaacaagtaatgagagaatgagtATCATAATGAGAACTGGGCTTATTCTAGTGAGAATCTTGAGGTAGGTGACACTGAGCACCCACTCATGGTCAAAGAGATTTATCAATATCCATATCACTcatctgacaaaagggaggatcCACAtcttcccagacctgtctgagtaagCATAATGAGCAGGAATATATCTATTAatctaaacttagaatttctttactGTCCTTGATTAGATCTTGGCTTTCCTGTCTGAGTAAGTCTTTGTCCAGGATTTTCCTCATTGGTTGATTTCTTGATGAGGAGATATAAAAGGAGAAAActttggtcctaattcaataattagttgTTAATATGTGGGGaaaaatcatttctctcaacTGACTGATTGACAACTAGAATACCATAGGACTAGTGTCTTCTTCAATTTGGACACTATGCTCTTATCAATTCAGCCAATGATAgcaaaagtattttttcttttagtttttcagCTTTCATGCAACACTGTTGATTGATTCTGAGCTTGCAGCACATTAAAACCTAAATAATTTTATAGTAATTGCTCTTAAGAATGTTGtctcccttttatttttagaagttgatttttttgagtcAAGGTATAGACATCTACTTttgtctctattaaatttcattttactttatatGGCTCTTCATTTTAATATGTTGAAATCTTTTTGGATAGGGACACCATCATCTAATGCCTCAGATTTCCCTCTAAGTCTTGTGTCAACTGAATATTTTATAACTATGTCACCTGTGTTTTCATCCAAGTTATTAATAATAAAGTTGAAGCACAGAGGGCAAAGGAAGATATAGTTCCACTAGAAACATTCTTTCAATCAATCCATTAATAAATACTCTGGTCTTTCGACTAGTTCTACATATGCCTAACTATACTATTATTGACCCAATATCTCTCAATCTTTTCTATAAAAATAGCATGAGAGACTTGGTCAAGTGCAAttgtttttaacaaaacataggtAAACTATATTTACAATATTTCCTTGATCTACTAATCTAGTCAATCTTTTCAAGAAAGGAATTAGGATTGTTCAAGCATGAGCTGTTCTGGATGGCATCAGATTGGCTTTTATTGACTATTGCTTTCCTTTCTGAGAGCTCATAAATAATCCTGTTAATAATGTGTTCCAGATGCTAAAAAAAGTAGCTGCCTATTGAAACAAATGttacataaatgaatgaaatactgTATTGTATCataaaattatgaatatgaaaattCAAAGAAGTATAGGAAGAATATGAACAGATTTAGTAAGATAAGTAAAATCAGGAAAACAGCATGCACAATGATTGCCACAGTGGAAATTTAAAGAACTACAACAAAAGccccaacatttttttaaatttaatttatttatttaacatatttagttttcagcattggttttcacaagagtttgaattacaaatgttctccccatttctaccctccccccctccaagatggggtatattctggttgccctgttctccagtcagccctcccttctgtcaccccactcccctcccatccccttttcccttcctttcttgtagggcaagctaaatttctactcctcattgtctgtgtatcttattttctagttgcatgcaaaaactcttttttttgtttttgaacgtctgtttttaaaaactttgagttccaaattctcccccctcctcccttcccacccaccctcctcaagaagtcaagcaattcaacataggccacatgtgtattatcatgtataacccttccacaatactcatgttgtgaaagactaactatattttgctccttcccaacccatccccctttattgaattttctctcttgaccctgcaccctttcgaaagtatttgtttctgattacctccacccccatctgccctcccctccatcatccccaccccctttttttttttttttttttttttttttttttttttttttttaagaccaaAAGGGAATTGGCTGTTTTATTCAGAGAACGACAATACAGTATGCATTTCTTCATTTAACCCCCCCGAAAGAGAGCACATGTAGAATCAATAGCTTAATGGTCAGGTACTGCTTTAGGATCTTGATCAATAAGGTGCTTATCAACAGTTGGGTAATGAAACCAGGGTCCATCCCCTCTTCCTCGCATAAGTCTTTCTGTTTCCCGGTATTTCAACCTCAGATCAGCCCTTTCCGCTTCCAACTGAAGGATTGCCATGGTTCTCTCATAATTCTTTTCAGGAGGTTCATAAACATAACGAGCAATACACCTGGTTATAGGATGCTTGAAATACTCCCAGTGCTCTGGAACGTAGCCTTCTGGGATTTCTGCTAATTCAGCTTCACCAATGAATATATTCACCAGTGTTATGCCAATTGCTACCGGAATCCCAGTCAACAATAAATAAAATCTCAACAACTTCAAAAATCTCTTGTCATAAAATTCAGAAGCTTTGATGACGAACATTTTCTTTCCATGGTCTCCACTATGTCGGACTGGGGCCACGGCGCCCACCCCCGGAACGCTCCGGGAAAGCAAGCCGCCTAGGCGCAGCTGCGGCCCGAGCCCGCGGCGGGTCAAGGCCAAGCCGGCACCCGTAGCCGCCGAGGCTGAAGCCCGCAGCAAGAGGCTCATCGCCACCATGGCCGTCCCCggctttccccccacccccttttttaatcttcttccttcttctttcctgtggtgtaagatacccaattgggtatgtatggtattccctcctcaggccaaatctgatgagagcaagattcactcattcccccctcacctgccctctcccctcctcccacagaactgcttcctcttgccacctttatgcaagataatccaccccattctatctctccctatctccctctctcaatatgttcctctctcatcccttaatttgattttatttcttttagatatcttcccttcatcttcaactcaccctgtgtcctctctctctctctctccctctctctctctctctctctctctctatatatatatatatatatatatacatctacacacatagatatacatacatacacattcacatatatatatatatatatatatatatatatatatatacataaacatatatacatatatgcatattcccttcagctaccctaatactgaggtctcatgaatcataaacatcatctttccatggaggaatgtaaacaaaacagttcatttagtaagtcccttgcaatttctttttcttgttctttttcttgattaccttttcatgcttctcttgattcttgtgtttgaaagtcaaattttctattcagttctggtcttttcactgagaaagcttgaaagtcctctattttattaaaaatccatattttgccttggagcatgattctcagttttgctgggtaggtgattcttggttttaatcctagctccattgacctttggaataccgtattccaagcccttcgatctcttaacgtagaagctgccagatcttgggttattctgattgtgtttccacaatacacaaattgtttctttctggctgcttgcactattttctccttgatctgggagctctggaatttggtgacaatattcctagcaaatttctttttgggacctatttgaggaggtgatcgatggattctttcaatttctattttgccctgtggctctagaatatcagggcagttctccttgataatttcttgaaagatggtatctaggttctttttttgatcatggctttcaggtagtccaataatttttaagttatctctcctggatctattttccaggtcagtggtttttccaaggagatatttcacattgtcttcaattttttcattcctttggttctgttttataatatcttgatttctcataaagtcactagcttccacttgctccaatctaatttttaaggtagtattttcttcagtggtcttttggacctccttttccatttggctaattctgcctttcaaggcattcttctcctcattgggtttttggagctcttttgccatttgagttagttcattttttaaggtgttgttttcttcagtgtatttttcagtattttttttgggtctcctttagcaattcattgacttgtttttcgtggttttctctcatctttctcatttctcctcccaatttttcctctacttctctaacttgcttttccaaatcctttttgagctcttccatggcctgggacctgttcttctttttcttggaggtttctgttgtaggctctttgactttgttaacttcttctgtctgtatgttttggtcttctttgtcaccaaagaaagaacgcaaagtctgagactgaatctgggtgcgtttttgctgcctggccatattcccaaccaactaacttgacccttgagtttttcagcggggtatgactgcttgtagactaaagaattctatgttccacgtttgggggggatgtgccagctctgccacaccagcactgctccttccccaagaacccccaacccggactgggcttagatcttcagtaggctgtgcactcctgctctgatccagcACTTAATTccctcaccaggtgggcctggggccggaagcaacagcagctgtagctgccccacctccgctgtccctggggctggtagccgaatcgtaaactccttccactcccgcagcttttcccactaacctgctctgctgtctttggtgtttgtgggttgagaagtctggtaactgccacagctcactgattcaggttggtagggcacattctgccCAGCTCGTGGTCTGGATGGTCtacgctgctcatgctgggctctgctccgctccgctcccagctcccaactcccagctccatgtgggatagatgtcacccagagaccatccaggctgtcttgggctggagccctgcttccctctgctgttttgtgggttctgccattctagaattggttcagagccattttttatgggtttttgtagggactcggcagggaggtctctgctttccagccaccatcttggctccgccccgaacTCCAAGCCctaacattttaataaataaactTGATTCTGGAGAATAGATGAAAAAGGCTCTGCACTTCTTTCTTTGTAAGTATGTAAGACTCTGGGTATAAAgcattacatatattttaatgaatttaaacttttatttaacCCTGACTTTCGCTAATAACATTACTTTGGTAAGGGAGACTATATGTTCATGTCTTCCagagatacaaacagaagaagCATTCCAAACGTTCTTTGATTCAGAGGAAATTAGCTTCAAAAACTgttaaatgaaacaaaagaaaagaaaaaagccaaataAATTTCAAGAACATCTCAATCCCtcatgtacattttaaaataggtTAAACACTTTAAATTTAGGATGTAGAAatggattcttctttttttcaaaacataTTAGTCATATCTTGCAAGAAGACCATCTATTCAAAGTCAAGGCCAGACAAGGCTGGAGCACAATCTACATTCCAAGGAAGCCATCATGGGGAACagatattttcatcaaggacagAAGTTCCACATCTCTATTTCTCATAAGAATATTGACAGAAATGTCACTTGGCATCATAGCAatctctacattttctttttaagggaaaaatattCCTAATAACAAACTCTTTGCCTTactgttttcttcttatttttttttttgtttttctttagaaagCCCAAACCATTTAAATTTCAGAGTAGCCTCAATCTCACCTTCTAATATCTCCATTGTATATGCaagtttcaattttcttttttccccacttaatagtattttttaaaattaaatgcagaggggcagagccaagatggccaggtgaaaacagcatcttaccagagctctctcacatgctctgtcagatacctataaaaaagtgaatctaagcagatttgagagagatgGAAACTGCTAGCAGTCtgaatggggcaaatttccaagccaggagagtctgaaaggtcgatgggatggatctgtaggctgggaaaGCACTCAGCGTGTGGAGCTGCACCAGATTGCACCAAAGCAGAAGTAGCTGCGGAAACCAGCCAGCAAAACAGGCTGGGAAAAAGCTGGGTTCccaaaaccggtggagatccccaggccccccaacacaggacaggagtctgtggaAGCCACAAGAGGCAGCAGCGCAACACCAccagccatgagacatcaactcctgagctttgcagcccaaaggtatgaaataagtcttcttgaacttctgggaggagacataatggccaggtaaatggctctaatcccttcccctccccccccccccccactgagaGAATTCCCTGGGAAAAAATGCtgcaatagaggagacagaaatggcactttagtggccaagcagtgggaggtccagagtcccagaggggcagagccagcaggggtcaacaccaggaacccagatgtacccttgcacccccaggggaagtggtagacaccagcacaaacaacaaacagctgaggccattgctgaagagcaacagtactggagagcagccccaggggatgAGGaaacttcaggcagccagacccctcccccacaccttagGAACCTGAAGGTTATAAtatacaaagccagtaactagaatcacaatccccagaacaagaaacctaggacagagagccctgagccccaaaagcagaaattcattgtaaagccaggaaaaggctaaacaacaataaagaacagaaaaaaactgaggaccattgattctttttatggagacaggcatgatcaaaatactaatttggaaggagatagcaatgacactatatccacatctgatacctcaaaaggaaatgtgaactggtctcaagcccaaaaaccattactagaagagctaaaggaggattttaaaaaaccaaatgagggaggtaaaagaaaaaatggaataaaaaaaccaccgacaaaatcaagtccttaaaaaataagatcggtgaaatggctaaggagattcagaatctaaatagaaaaaatcacaccctgagaggtaaaatcaacaaattggaaaaggagactcaaaagcaaaatgaagacagcaactcattaaaaattagaatggagcacgTGGAAGCGAATgcctctatgaggcatcaagaagtagtaaaacaaaatgtaaagaatgaaaaaatagaaaaaaaaaaagtgaaatatatgattggaaaaacaactgacctggaaaatagatccaggagagacaatttaagaattattggtctaccggaaatctaCAATgtaaaaaagagccttgacagtatcttcgaagaaattatcaaagataacttcccag
This Trichosurus vulpecula isolate mTriVul1 chromosome 2, mTriVul1.pri, whole genome shotgun sequence DNA region includes the following protein-coding sequences:
- the LOC118838773 gene encoding NADH dehydrogenase [ubiquinone] 1 beta subcomplex subunit 5, mitochondrial-like, with translation MVAMSLLLRASASAATGAGLALTRRGLGPQLRLGGLLSRSVPGVGAVAPVRHSGDHGKKMFVIKASEFYDKRFLKLLRFYLLLTGIPVAIGITLVNIFIGEAELAEIPEGYVPEHWEYFKHPITRCIARYVYEPPEKNYERTMAILQLEAERADLRLKYRETERLMRGRGDGPWFHYPTVDKHLIDQDPKAVPDH